A genomic region of [Eubacterium] eligens ATCC 27750 contains the following coding sequences:
- a CDS encoding leucine-rich repeat domain-containing protein — protein MMKGKRIITGIMLVLVMVCISGCKKISKAAIFTYEENDAGKLVITGLTDKGRADAKIVVPAQIDGRQVEGIGSGVFRDDTTVTEIVISDGISYIAENAFLSCYNLKTIEIPESVNSVGTNAFTDTQWEYDQLADKNEIIVNDVLCKVSKDSGIYNIPDGVRTVASGVFYNKDGLTQINIPDSVEVIGAYAFAGCKGLKEVKLPSGIKRIEYGAFSDMNISEIDVPKSVDYIGNEAFEGIENVIKR, from the coding sequence ATGATGAAAGGTAAAAGAATAATAACAGGTATTATGCTGGTACTGGTGATGGTCTGTATATCAGGATGTAAAAAGATATCAAAGGCAGCTATATTTACATATGAGGAAAATGATGCTGGAAAGCTGGTTATTACAGGGCTTACAGATAAAGGAAGAGCTGATGCAAAGATTGTAGTTCCTGCGCAGATTGATGGCAGACAGGTTGAAGGTATAGGAAGTGGTGTATTTCGTGATGATACTACAGTGACAGAGATTGTTATATCTGATGGAATAAGCTATATTGCAGAAAATGCTTTCTTGAGCTGTTATAATCTTAAAACAATTGAGATTCCGGAATCAGTTAATTCTGTTGGAACTAATGCATTTACTGATACACAGTGGGAATATGACCAGCTTGCTGATAAGAATGAGATTATTGTTAATGATGTGTTATGCAAGGTAAGTAAAGATAGTGGAATTTACAATATTCCGGATGGTGTAAGGACAGTTGCTTCGGGAGTGTTTTATAATAAAGATGGTCTTACACAAATAAATATTCCTGACAGTGTGGAAGTAATTGGAGCATATGCATTTGCTGGCTGCAAGGGGCTTAAGGAAGTTAAGCTTCCATCAGGTATTAAGCGGATTGAATACGGTGCATTTTCTGATATGAATATTAGTGAGATTGATGTTCCTAAGTCGGTTGATTATATAGGAAATGAAGCGTTTGAAGGGATTGAAAATGTTATAAAACGATAA